The Desulfuromonas versatilis genome has a segment encoding these proteins:
- a CDS encoding cupin domain-containing protein, with the protein MVTVFCDYKDKVDFNTEKANKVSLAETAHSRTTLWCLLPGQHIHPHVHAGDHIWVVLEGGGNFLSDDAPEAIGPGKVLVVPAGKSHGVENTGKQGLIFISVSAG; encoded by the coding sequence ATGGTGACCGTATTCTGCGATTACAAGGACAAGGTGGATTTCAACACCGAAAAGGCCAACAAGGTTTCGCTCGCCGAGACCGCGCATTCCCGCACCACGCTCTGGTGCCTGTTGCCGGGGCAGCATATTCATCCCCATGTTCATGCCGGTGACCATATCTGGGTGGTGCTCGAGGGCGGGGGGAATTTCCTCAGCGACGACGCCCCCGAAGCCATCGGCCCGGGGAAGGTCCTGGTGGTGCCGGCGGGAAAATCCCACGGGGTGGAAAACACCGGCAAGCAGGGGCTGATCTTCATCAGCGTCTCGGCTGGCTGA
- a CDS encoding APC family permease, translating to MFDMFQRERPARPAGTRRFPPAQGRKLGTFLGVFTPTILTILGVIMYLRFGWVVGHVGLLKTLLIVVLANAITIITSLCLSAVATNSRVGVGGAYFIISRSLGLEIGGAIGLPLFLSQAFSVTLYAFGLAESLRFVWPGVPVQAAAFLIILAVGALAFRGAGAALRSQLPIMVLIALSLLALAGGALFHETPEAGALVAASGEVGFWAVFAVFFPAVTGIMAGLSLSGDLQDPRQAIPRGTLLATLTGFGVYLVVPVLLAMGSDIQSLREDPLVWTKIAVFGPWLVLPGLWGAIFSSAVGSMLGAPRTLQALAMDHLAPRQLATLAGKQQEPVLGLIVTLALALGAVFLGSLNTVATVVTMFFLTVYGTVNLVAALEKLSGNPSWRPRVQVHWAVSLAGALGCFAVMVLINLPASIAAVVIELSLWLLLKRRERKEDWGDVRRDVYEAIIRWALVRLSNRPMTARNWRPHVLAFVGNIERRLELVRYGAWFSEDRGVVTVAELVVGDLLDLDLDTHERQQQIDAILKREGIVAFGEVDVVQNIERGIVAVAQANGIAGIESNTVLLGWPDSQERLVHFLRVIRRLRRLHQSMLIGKVQPLGPSEEGKPRTIHVWWGGLQRNGDLMLLLAYLLSRNPDWRDAHIHIKSVASNQLMKEKTEGTLARLIPEIRINAEIEVMVKPEDVTVVDLIHRQSAAADLVFLGLAAPEPGEEEEYARRLAELAEGLPSFFFVHNGSLFIGELVSPKSAAPQTN from the coding sequence ATGTTCGATATGTTCCAGCGTGAGCGACCCGCCCGGCCGGCCGGGACCCGGCGTTTTCCCCCGGCGCAGGGGCGCAAGCTCGGCACCTTTCTGGGGGTCTTCACTCCGACCATCCTGACCATTCTCGGGGTCATCATGTACCTGCGCTTCGGCTGGGTCGTGGGGCATGTCGGGCTGCTGAAGACCCTGCTTATCGTCGTCCTGGCCAACGCCATCACCATCATCACCTCCCTGTGCCTCTCCGCGGTGGCGACCAACAGTCGGGTCGGGGTCGGCGGCGCTTACTTCATTATCTCCCGCAGCCTGGGTCTGGAAATCGGCGGAGCCATCGGCCTGCCCCTGTTTCTCTCCCAGGCCTTTTCAGTCACCCTCTACGCCTTCGGCCTGGCCGAATCCCTGCGTTTCGTCTGGCCGGGGGTGCCGGTTCAGGCGGCCGCCTTTCTGATCATCCTGGCCGTGGGGGCCCTGGCCTTTCGCGGTGCCGGAGCCGCCCTGCGCTCCCAGCTGCCGATCATGGTGCTGATCGCCCTGTCCCTGCTGGCCCTGGCCGGCGGCGCCCTGTTTCACGAGACACCAGAGGCCGGGGCGCTGGTCGCGGCGTCGGGGGAGGTGGGGTTCTGGGCGGTATTCGCGGTCTTCTTCCCGGCGGTGACCGGCATCATGGCCGGTCTCAGTCTTTCCGGCGATCTGCAGGACCCCCGCCAGGCCATTCCGCGGGGGACTCTGCTGGCCACCCTGACCGGCTTCGGGGTCTATCTGGTGGTGCCGGTGCTGCTCGCCATGGGCAGCGACATCCAGAGCCTGCGCGAGGATCCGCTGGTCTGGACCAAAATTGCCGTTTTCGGCCCCTGGTTGGTGCTTCCCGGGCTGTGGGGGGCGATCTTCTCCTCGGCGGTCGGTTCCATGCTCGGCGCGCCGCGCACCCTGCAGGCCCTGGCCATGGACCACTTGGCGCCGCGCCAGCTGGCCACCCTGGCGGGCAAACAGCAGGAGCCGGTCCTGGGCCTGATCGTCACCCTGGCTCTGGCCCTCGGGGCGGTTTTTCTCGGCTCGCTGAACACCGTGGCCACGGTGGTGACCATGTTCTTTCTCACGGTCTACGGGACGGTGAACCTGGTCGCTGCCCTGGAAAAACTCTCGGGCAACCCCTCCTGGCGTCCCCGGGTGCAGGTGCACTGGGCGGTGAGTCTGGCCGGGGCGTTGGGCTGTTTTGCCGTCATGGTGCTGATCAACCTGCCGGCGAGCATCGCCGCGGTGGTCATCGAGCTGAGCCTCTGGCTGCTGCTCAAGCGCCGCGAGCGCAAGGAGGACTGGGGGGACGTGCGCCGCGACGTCTACGAGGCGATCATCCGCTGGGCGCTGGTCCGCCTGTCCAATCGGCCGATGACCGCGCGCAACTGGCGGCCGCACGTTCTGGCCTTCGTCGGCAACATCGAGCGACGGCTCGAGCTGGTGCGCTACGGCGCCTGGTTCAGCGAGGACCGCGGGGTGGTGACGGTGGCCGAGCTGGTGGTCGGCGACCTGCTCGACCTGGATCTCGACACCCACGAGCGCCAGCAGCAGATCGACGCCATCCTCAAGCGGGAGGGGATCGTCGCCTTCGGCGAGGTGGACGTGGTGCAGAACATCGAGCGGGGGATCGTGGCGGTGGCCCAGGCCAACGGCATCGCCGGCATCGAAAGCAACACCGTGCTGCTCGGCTGGCCCGACAGCCAGGAGCGGCTGGTGCATTTTCTGCGCGTCATCCGCCGGCTGCGCCGTCTGCACCAGTCGATGCTCATCGGCAAGGTGCAGCCCCTCGGCCCGAGCGAAGAGGGCAAGCCGCGGACCATCCACGTCTGGTGGGGAGGGCTGCAGCGCAACGGCGACCTGATGCTGCTGCTCGCCTACCTGCTCAGCCGCAACCCCGACTGGCGCGACGCCCACATCCACATCAAGAGCGTCGCCTCCAACCAGCTGATGAAGGAGAAGACCGAGGGGACCCTGGCCCGCCTGATCCCCGAGATCCGCATCAATGCCGAGATCGAGGTCATGGTCAAGCCGGAGGATGTCACGGTGGTGGACCTGATCCACCGCCAGAGCGCCGCGGCCGACCTGGTCTTTCTCGGCCTGGCCGCCCCCGAGCCGGGAGAAGAGGAGGAGTATGCGCGGCGCCTGGCCGAGCTGGCCGAGGGGCTGCCCTCCTTCTTCTTCGTCCACAACGGCAGCCTGTTCATCGGTGAGCTGGTCTCTCCCAAGTCCGCGGCCCCTCAGACAAACTGA
- a CDS encoding arsenosugar biosynthesis-associated peroxidase-like protein — MENYYDPADLPKFAEIGKEAPELAKKFFDYYGQVFAEGELTEREKALIALAVAHTVQCPYCIDAYTRACLEKGSNLGEMTEALHVVTAIRGGASLVHGMQMRRIAEKISM, encoded by the coding sequence ATGGAAAACTATTACGATCCGGCCGATCTGCCCAAATTCGCCGAAATCGGCAAGGAGGCCCCGGAACTGGCCAAGAAGTTTTTCGACTACTACGGCCAGGTGTTCGCCGAGGGGGAGCTGACCGAGCGGGAGAAGGCGCTGATCGCCCTGGCGGTGGCCCACACCGTCCAGTGCCCTTACTGCATCGATGCCTACACCAGGGCCTGTCTGGAAAAGGGCTCCAACCTGGGGGAGATGACCGAGGCCCTGCACGTGGTCACCGCCATCCGCGGCGGGGCATCGCTGGTGCACGGTATGCAGATGCGGCGCATCGCCGAAAAAATCTCCATGTGA
- the arsS gene encoding arsenosugar biosynthesis radical SAM (seleno)protein ArsS (Some members of this family are selenoproteins.): MKQEEPRQEPAGSRRSDLPAQDGAFSQSLQGHGLELVRGETHTLQVNVGLLCNQACRHCHLEAGPTRREVMSRATMNDVIAYARRVRFEVIDITGGAPEMVPDIEYLIGELAPLTPRLMLRSNLTALGQEGRERLLELCVRQRVVIVSSFPATNPGQTDSQRGQGVWEQSIAMLRRLNEEGYGIEGSGLELDLVANPAGAFLPTSQQEAERKFKRDLERKFGIVFNHIYTFANMPLGRFRAWLEKSGNYRPYMEKLAQSFNPCTVSGLMCRTLVSVSWDGYLYDCDFNQAEGLPLGGEKIHVAMMPGLPEPGTPIAVGDHCYACTAGSGFT, from the coding sequence ATGAAGCAAGAAGAACCCAGGCAGGAGCCTGCCGGCAGCCGAAGGTCGGATCTCCCTGCGCAGGATGGCGCTTTTTCGCAATCCCTGCAAGGCCATGGGCTGGAGCTGGTGCGGGGCGAGACCCACACCCTGCAGGTCAATGTCGGCCTGCTCTGCAACCAGGCCTGCCGCCATTGTCACCTCGAGGCGGGCCCGACACGCCGGGAGGTGATGTCACGGGCGACGATGAACGACGTCATCGCCTACGCGCGCCGGGTGCGTTTCGAGGTCATCGACATCACCGGCGGGGCTCCTGAGATGGTGCCGGACATCGAATACCTGATCGGGGAACTGGCGCCGCTGACCCCCCGCCTGATGCTGCGCTCCAATCTCACCGCATTGGGGCAGGAGGGGCGCGAACGACTGCTGGAGCTCTGCGTCCGGCAGCGGGTGGTCATTGTCTCCTCCTTCCCGGCCACCAACCCCGGCCAGACCGATTCCCAGCGGGGCCAGGGGGTCTGGGAGCAGAGCATCGCCATGCTCCGGCGCCTCAACGAGGAGGGTTACGGCATCGAGGGGAGCGGGCTGGAACTCGACCTGGTGGCCAATCCCGCCGGGGCCTTTCTGCCCACCTCCCAGCAGGAGGCCGAGCGCAAGTTCAAGCGCGATCTCGAGCGCAAGTTCGGCATCGTTTTCAATCACATCTACACCTTCGCCAACATGCCCCTGGGCCGATTCCGCGCCTGGTTGGAGAAATCCGGCAACTATCGCCCCTACATGGAAAAGCTGGCGCAGAGTTTCAACCCCTGCACGGTGTCCGGGCTGATGTGCCGCACCCTGGTTTCGGTCTCCTGGGACGGCTACCTCTACGATTGTGACTTCAACCAGGCCGAAGGGCTGCCCCTGGGGGGGGAGAAAA